One Maribacter cobaltidurans genomic window carries:
- a CDS encoding serine hydrolase domain-containing protein: MKRNLILILCLSSFMVGAQDYYFPERNANWEEKAPKTYKINEAKLDEALTFAMENEYSGSRDLRIAILKGFEKEPFHKILGPTKKRGGPAGMILKNGYIVAQWGDVKRVDMTFSVTKSFLSTTAGLAVDHGLIKSTKDKASDYIWDGTFDGEHNSKITWEHLLQQNSAWSGALWGGKDWADRPPSEGGIDDWKFEKPKEPGTFMEYNDVRVNVLAYALTHVWRKPLPQVLKENIMDRIGASTTWRWYGYDHAWTEIDGINMKSVTGGGHSGAGLFINTEDMARFGLLFLNNGKWKNEQLISENWIRQAITPSTPNANYGYMWWLNQKGNRHWEGLSENIYYAAGFGGNFIVIDEENDMVVVTRWLEPNKIGEFMDKVNAALN; encoded by the coding sequence ATGAAAAGGAACTTGATACTAATATTATGCTTATCCAGTTTTATGGTTGGTGCACAGGACTATTACTTTCCGGAACGGAATGCGAACTGGGAAGAAAAGGCACCAAAGACGTATAAGATAAATGAAGCGAAGCTCGATGAAGCACTGACATTTGCCATGGAGAATGAATATTCAGGTTCTCGGGATTTAAGAATAGCTATTTTAAAAGGGTTTGAAAAGGAACCTTTTCATAAAATCCTAGGTCCTACCAAAAAACGGGGCGGACCTGCGGGAATGATACTTAAAAATGGGTACATCGTGGCCCAATGGGGCGATGTAAAACGGGTGGATATGACGTTTAGTGTCACCAAAAGTTTTTTGAGTACTACAGCGGGCTTGGCGGTGGACCACGGTTTGATAAAATCCACTAAGGATAAGGCTTCGGATTATATCTGGGATGGCACTTTTGATGGGGAACATAATTCCAAAATTACCTGGGAACATTTGTTACAGCAGAATTCGGCTTGGTCTGGAGCGTTATGGGGTGGTAAGGATTGGGCGGATCGTCCACCCAGTGAAGGTGGCATAGACGATTGGAAGTTTGAAAAGCCTAAGGAACCAGGTACTTTTATGGAGTACAACGATGTGCGTGTCAATGTACTCGCTTATGCGTTGACCCATGTTTGGAGAAAACCTTTGCCACAGGTGTTAAAGGAAAACATTATGGACCGTATTGGTGCGAGTACTACTTGGAGGTGGTATGGATATGACCATGCATGGACGGAAATCGATGGGATTAACATGAAATCCGTAACGGGTGGAGGTCATTCTGGAGCAGGTCTATTTATCAACACAGAGGACATGGCCCGCTTTGGACTGTTATTCTTAAATAATGGTAAATGGAAAAATGAACAACTAATAAGTGAGAATTGGATTCGGCAGGCCATAACGCCATCTACTCCAAATGCCAATTATGGATATATGTGGTGGTTGAACCAAAAGGGAAATAGACATTGGGAAGGATTATCAGAGAACATCTATTATGCGGCTGGTTTTGGAGGTAATTTTATTGTTATAGACGAAGAAAATGACATGGTGGTAGTTACCCGGTGGTTGGAACCGAATAAAATTGGCGAGTTTATGGACAAAGTAAACGCGGCACTGAATTAA
- a CDS encoding GNAT family N-acetyltransferase — protein sequence MNLEFVPSEALHLEILVEVSKSTFRSAFEKQNNPEDFKTYLDQAFSKKRLCEEMANPNMHFYFVYLNGELAAYFKLNLNDAQTDIKREDSMELERIYVLDKFQGKQLGKHILNWVKSKASEYKKEFIWLGVWEKNEHAIAFYERNGFGKFGTHPYYIGNDKQTDWLMRLDID from the coding sequence ATGAATTTGGAGTTTGTACCCTCTGAAGCATTACATTTGGAGATATTGGTGGAGGTCTCAAAATCTACCTTCCGGTCTGCTTTTGAGAAACAAAATAACCCCGAGGATTTTAAGACATATTTGGATCAAGCTTTCTCCAAGAAAAGGCTGTGTGAGGAAATGGCAAACCCCAATATGCATTTTTACTTTGTTTATTTGAATGGGGAGTTAGCTGCTTACTTTAAGCTTAACTTAAACGATGCCCAAACTGATATAAAGCGTGAAGATAGCATGGAGCTGGAACGAATCTATGTATTGGACAAATTTCAGGGAAAGCAATTGGGAAAACATATTTTGAATTGGGTCAAAAGTAAGGCCAGTGAATATAAAAAGGAGTTTATTTGGCTGGGAGTCTGGGAGAAGAATGAGCATGCTATTGCATTTTATGAAAGAAATGGTTTCGGTAAATTCGGGACACATCCCTATTACATTGGTAATGATAAACAGACGGATTGGTTAATGCGGTTGGATATAGATTGA
- a CDS encoding S9 family peptidase: MKIHFVYAVFCLLIINIVSAQETNISKLKIEDIMKGDDFIGHRPSNVFWGTDHSSIYFDWNPDMAFSDSLYRYDLNKNDIKKVDYLDAIALPSNRRIDHPSQDKAVYSNNGDIFILDKSTSKILAITNTKERESNPHFTDDGKKVAFVNGENIYTWDLANGTLEQITDFVEKIGEEPKRSNKDEWLYQDQLELFGVLRERKEKKDLGESISKKMDDLEPLPLEIGGKQVINQTVSPNGRFVTYVLMDMPKNKRTMVPHFVTESGYTEEQTTRTKVGDELPTYEMFVYDTKAHTNYPVVLDSLEGLNDVPEFMKDYPDKTYENKNPIGRIGSPTWHPNGNKAILDIQASNYKNRWIVLLDAKTGTITQLDRQHDEAWIAGPGITGWFNGGDLGWMPDGKSIWYKSEKTGYAHLYTMDMDGKNKKTLTSGDFEIYDPFISKDKKRWYFTANKNHPGDRQFYTMPLKGGKMQQLTQWEGRNDVTLSPDEKQMAILYSYSNKPTELYVQKNPVYGKSGDPVKITESNTEAFNAYSWKDPEIITFSAADGANVHARLYTPDKDVKNNAAVIFVHGAGYLQNAHKWWSSYYREYMFHNLLVDNGYTVLDIDYRGSAGYGRDWRTGIYRHMGGKDLSDQVDGAKYLVENYGVDSNKIGIYGGSYGGFITLMGMFNAPETFSAGAAIRSVGDWAAYNHGYTAHILNTPVQDSLAYKRSSPIYFAEGLEGQLLILHGMVDDNVHFQDMVRLSQRLIELGKENWEMAVYPVERHGFVEPSSWTDEYKRIFKLFEETLTD; encoded by the coding sequence ATGAAGATACATTTTGTATACGCCGTTTTTTGTTTGTTGATCATCAATATAGTTTCTGCACAAGAGACCAATATTTCGAAATTGAAGATTGAAGATATTATGAAGGGCGATGATTTTATTGGTCATAGACCTTCCAATGTTTTTTGGGGAACAGATCATTCCTCAATCTATTTTGATTGGAATCCGGATATGGCATTTAGCGATTCCCTTTACCGTTATGATCTAAATAAAAATGATATCAAGAAGGTGGATTATTTGGACGCTATAGCACTCCCATCCAACAGAAGAATAGACCACCCATCCCAAGATAAAGCGGTTTATTCCAATAATGGGGATATATTTATTTTGGATAAGTCTACCTCTAAAATACTGGCCATTACGAATACCAAGGAAAGAGAGTCCAATCCTCATTTTACCGATGATGGAAAAAAAGTTGCATTTGTCAATGGTGAGAACATTTATACTTGGGATTTGGCCAATGGTACACTGGAACAAATAACAGATTTTGTTGAAAAGATTGGGGAAGAGCCAAAAAGAAGCAATAAAGATGAATGGCTTTATCAGGATCAGCTAGAGCTTTTTGGAGTACTTCGTGAAAGGAAGGAAAAGAAGGACTTGGGAGAAAGCATCAGTAAAAAAATGGATGACCTTGAGCCGTTGCCTTTAGAAATAGGCGGTAAGCAAGTAATCAATCAGACGGTTAGTCCAAACGGTCGGTTTGTGACCTATGTACTGATGGACATGCCAAAAAATAAAAGAACCATGGTGCCCCATTTTGTTACGGAATCGGGCTATACTGAAGAGCAAACGACCAGAACAAAGGTAGGTGACGAACTTCCCACCTACGAAATGTTCGTGTATGATACTAAAGCGCACACAAACTATCCGGTTGTATTGGATAGCTTGGAAGGGTTGAACGATGTTCCGGAATTCATGAAGGATTATCCTGATAAAACCTATGAAAATAAAAATCCAATAGGTAGGATAGGAAGCCCAACTTGGCATCCTAATGGCAATAAGGCCATTTTGGACATACAGGCCAGTAATTATAAAAATAGATGGATTGTATTGTTGGATGCCAAAACCGGAACTATTACCCAACTAGACCGTCAACATGATGAAGCTTGGATTGCCGGTCCAGGAATCACAGGGTGGTTCAACGGAGGAGATTTAGGCTGGATGCCCGATGGGAAAAGTATTTGGTATAAATCCGAAAAAACAGGATATGCCCATCTATATACTATGGATATGGATGGAAAAAACAAAAAGACTTTGACTTCCGGCGATTTTGAGATTTACGACCCCTTTATTTCCAAGGATAAAAAACGCTGGTATTTTACGGCGAACAAAAATCATCCAGGGGACCGTCAATTTTATACGATGCCGTTAAAAGGAGGTAAAATGCAACAATTGACCCAGTGGGAAGGGAGAAACGATGTAACGCTGTCGCCGGATGAAAAACAAATGGCCATCCTTTATTCGTATTCAAACAAGCCCACAGAACTTTATGTACAGAAAAATCCCGTGTATGGAAAAAGCGGCGACCCCGTGAAAATCACCGAATCCAATACGGAAGCCTTTAATGCCTACTCATGGAAGGACCCTGAAATCATTACTTTTTCAGCCGCTGATGGGGCCAATGTTCATGCGAGGCTTTACACCCCGGATAAGGACGTAAAGAATAATGCAGCAGTGATTTTTGTGCACGGTGCAGGCTATTTACAAAATGCACATAAGTGGTGGAGCTCTTATTACCGGGAATATATGTTTCACAATTTATTGGTGGATAATGGATATACCGTATTGGATATTGACTATCGTGGAAGTGCCGGTTACGGTAGGGACTGGCGTACGGGGATCTACCGTCACATGGGTGGCAAGGATCTATCAGATCAGGTAGATGGTGCCAAATATCTGGTGGAGAATTATGGTGTGGATTCAAATAAAATTGGGATATACGGAGGTTCTTATGGAGGGTTTATCACTCTAATGGGTATGTTCAATGCACCCGAAACCTTTAGTGCGGGTGCGGCCATTCGTTCTGTGGGGGATTGGGCGGCCTATAATCATGGCTATACGGCCCATATTTTGAATACGCCTGTGCAGGACAGTTTGGCTTATAAACGTAGTTCTCCTATCTATTTTGCCGAAGGTTTGGAAGGCCAACTTCTCATTCTTCATGGAATGGTAGACGATAATGTGCATTTTCAGGATATGGTACGTTTGTCGCAGCGATTAATCGAGCTGGGTAAGGAGAATTGGGAAATGGCGGTGTATCCCGTAGAACGTCATGGTTTTGTAGAACCGAGCAGTTGGACGGATGAATACAAACGCATCTTTAAGCTCTTTGAGGAAACGCTGACGGACTAA
- a CDS encoding 3-oxoacid CoA-transferase subunit B: MLDKNGIAKRIAKEVKDGYYVNLGIGIPTLVANFVRDDISVEFQSENGVLGMGPFPYEGDEDADVINAGKQTITTLPGASFFDSATSFSMIRGQHVDLTILGAMEVAENGDIANWKIPGKMVKGMGGAMDLVSSAEHIIVAMMHTNRAGESKLLKACSLPLTGVKCVKKIVTNLAVLEVGPEGFILLERAPRVSVDEIKAATEGNLIINGQVPEMKVD; encoded by the coding sequence ATGTTGGATAAGAACGGAATCGCAAAACGAATTGCAAAAGAGGTAAAGGACGGCTATTATGTAAACCTAGGAATTGGAATTCCTACATTGGTGGCCAATTTTGTTAGGGATGATATCAGTGTTGAGTTCCAAAGTGAGAATGGAGTTTTGGGAATGGGTCCGTTTCCCTATGAGGGCGATGAAGATGCCGATGTCATCAATGCCGGAAAGCAAACCATAACCACCCTTCCAGGGGCTTCCTTTTTTGATTCTGCCACAAGTTTTTCAATGATTCGCGGACAACATGTGGACTTAACCATATTAGGAGCTATGGAGGTTGCGGAAAACGGTGATATTGCCAATTGGAAAATTCCGGGCAAAATGGTCAAGGGTATGGGTGGTGCCATGGATCTGGTTTCTTCCGCAGAACATATTATCGTAGCGATGATGCATACCAACAGGGCAGGAGAGTCTAAATTGCTTAAAGCATGTTCGCTTCCCCTTACTGGGGTAAAATGTGTAAAGAAGATAGTTACCAATTTGGCCGTTTTGGAAGTAGGGCCGGAGGGCTTTATTTTATTGGAAAGAGCACCCAGGGTAAGCGTAGATGAAATCAAGGCCGCAACAGAGGGCAATTTAATTATCAACGGGCAGGTCCCTGAAATGAAAGTGGATTAG
- a CDS encoding CoA transferase subunit A, translating into MIRKTVSNVEEALKGVKDGMTFMLGGFGLCGIPEMAIAELVRLGIKSITCISNNAGVDDFGLGLLLQKHQIKKMISSYVGENDEFERQMLSGELEVELTPQGTLAEKCRAAQGGFPAFYTPAGYGTEVAEGKETREFNGKMYVLEEAFKADFAFVKAWKGDEAGNLIFKGTARNFNPCMCGAAKITVAEVEELLPAGSLDPNQIHVPGIFVQRIFQGKGYEKRIEQRTVRKRD; encoded by the coding sequence ATGATCAGGAAAACGGTATCTAATGTTGAAGAGGCCCTTAAAGGGGTAAAGGATGGAATGACCTTTATGTTAGGGGGATTTGGCCTTTGTGGAATTCCGGAAATGGCCATTGCTGAATTGGTACGATTGGGTATAAAAAGCATTACCTGTATCTCCAATAATGCGGGAGTAGACGACTTTGGCCTGGGACTTTTACTTCAAAAACATCAGATCAAAAAAATGATTTCGTCCTATGTAGGAGAGAATGATGAATTTGAACGGCAAATGTTAAGTGGGGAACTTGAGGTTGAGCTAACGCCACAGGGGACCTTGGCCGAAAAATGTCGGGCGGCGCAAGGAGGCTTCCCAGCATTTTATACGCCTGCTGGGTATGGAACTGAGGTTGCAGAGGGGAAGGAGACCAGGGAATTCAATGGCAAGATGTATGTTTTGGAGGAGGCTTTTAAAGCCGATTTTGCATTCGTCAAAGCTTGGAAAGGGGATGAAGCAGGGAATTTAATTTTCAAGGGGACGGCACGGAATTTTAACCCTTGCATGTGCGGAGCGGCAAAGATAACCGTAGCCGAGGTAGAGGAATTGCTACCTGCAGGATCTCTGGACCCCAATCAAATCCATGTTCCCGGAATTTTTGTCCAACGAATCTTTCAGGGAAAAGGGTATGAGAAACGAATTGAACAACGAACCGTAAGAAAAAGAGACTAA